In Candidatus Hydrogenedentota bacterium, the following proteins share a genomic window:
- a CDS encoding transketolase family protein produces MAGVESSVTWTVYDATKMSSREIYGVVLTDLGGLRPDIVGLSADLAKSTQIGAFGDKYPDRFFNFGIAEQNMFGAAAGFAKAGLLPFVSTFSAFASMRACEFLRTDVCYQNLNVKVIATHGGTSFGSAGTTHHATEDLSIVRAFANLTVIVPADGFETAQAVKKCLDINGPVYIRIGRGFEPAVYDGEDESFQIGKAVEMCPGTDITVIACGPTVYHAVQAAKILKEDDGLSVRVLNLHTIKPIDEEAILKAVAETRRILTVEDHNVIGGMGTAVADVIAASGKGCAFTKVGIPDVFTPHGYPEDLMNKFKIDTDGIVEKVREIMGREFEEDEDWEDEV; encoded by the coding sequence ATGGCGGGCGTGGAAAGTTCTGTCACCTGGACGGTGTACGACGCGACGAAGATGAGCTCGCGCGAGATTTACGGCGTGGTCCTCACCGACCTCGGCGGCCTGCGGCCCGACATTGTGGGGCTCTCCGCCGACCTGGCGAAGTCCACCCAGATCGGCGCCTTCGGCGACAAGTATCCGGACCGTTTTTTCAACTTCGGCATCGCCGAGCAGAATATGTTCGGCGCTGCGGCGGGCTTCGCCAAGGCGGGGCTGCTGCCCTTCGTCTCGACCTTCTCGGCCTTCGCCTCGATGCGGGCCTGCGAGTTTCTGCGGACGGATGTCTGCTACCAGAACCTCAACGTGAAGGTCATCGCCACCCACGGCGGCACCTCCTTCGGCTCGGCGGGCACCACCCACCACGCCACGGAGGACCTCTCCATCGTGCGGGCCTTCGCCAACCTCACGGTGATCGTCCCGGCGGACGGGTTTGAGACCGCCCAGGCGGTGAAAAAGTGCCTGGACATCAACGGCCCGGTCTACATCCGCATCGGCCGCGGCTTCGAGCCCGCGGTCTACGACGGGGAGGATGAGTCGTTCCAGATTGGCAAGGCCGTCGAGATGTGCCCCGGCACGGACATCACGGTCATCGCCTGCGGCCCCACGGTCTACCACGCGGTGCAGGCCGCCAAAATCCTAAAGGAGGATGACGGCCTCAGCGTGCGCGTCCTCAACCTGCACACCATCAAGCCCATAGACGAGGAGGCCATTCTCAAGGCCGTCGCGGAGACCCGCCGCATCCTCACCGTCGAGGACCACAACGTCATCGGCGGCATGGGCACCGCCGTGGCCGACGTCATCGCCGCCAGCGGCAAGGGCTGCGCCTTCACCAAGGTGGGCATCCCCGACGTGTTCACCCCCCACGGCTACCCCGAGGACCTGATGAACAAGTTCAAGATTGACACAGACGGCATCGTTGAAAAGGTCCGCGAGATCATGGGGCGCGAGTTCGAGGAGGACGAGGACTGGGAGGACGAGGTGTAG
- the pspF gene encoding phage shock protein operon transcriptional activator, with protein sequence MTPESSQEALGQSEKFLELQERLSRVAKVDRPVLIIGERGTGKELAASRLHYLSNRWSEPFLTLNCAALSPTLIESELFGHEAGAFTGALGRRTGRFEAADGGTLFLDEIGAIPLEAQEKILRVVEYGTFERVGGSQAVAVDVRIIGATNADLPALAGEGRFKRDLLDRLSFEVLCLPPLRQRREDIPLLAAHFAARMAHELGCDEVPEFSEEALASLEDYDWPGNVRELKNVVERAVYRANGSLITEIQFNPFLTPFEEQVRRAAPENAPVPLETGIKAAVEDLERRMIMAALEKEKFNQRKAAQLLRLTYHQFRGYYRKYACL encoded by the coding sequence ATGACTCCAGAATCTTCCCAAGAAGCGTTGGGACAGTCGGAAAAGTTCTTGGAATTGCAGGAACGGCTGTCCCGTGTGGCCAAAGTGGACCGCCCTGTCCTCATCATCGGCGAACGAGGCACGGGAAAAGAACTGGCCGCGTCCCGTCTGCACTATCTGTCAAACCGGTGGAGCGAGCCGTTCTTGACGCTCAACTGCGCCGCCCTTTCCCCGACGCTCATCGAGTCCGAACTCTTCGGCCACGAGGCGGGCGCGTTTACGGGCGCCCTGGGGCGGAGGACCGGCCGTTTTGAGGCGGCGGACGGCGGCACGCTGTTTCTGGACGAGATAGGCGCCATTCCCCTGGAGGCGCAGGAGAAAATCCTGCGCGTGGTCGAGTATGGAACCTTTGAGCGGGTCGGCGGCAGCCAGGCCGTCGCGGTGGATGTCCGCATCATCGGGGCCACCAACGCCGACCTGCCCGCCCTGGCCGGTGAGGGCCGTTTCAAGCGCGACCTCCTCGACCGGCTTTCCTTTGAGGTGCTGTGCCTGCCGCCGCTGCGTCAGCGGAGGGAGGACATCCCGCTGCTGGCCGCCCATTTTGCGGCCCGGATGGCCCACGAACTGGGGTGCGACGAGGTGCCGGAGTTTTCCGAGGAGGCTTTGGCCTCGCTGGAGGACTACGACTGGCCGGGCAATGTGCGGGAACTGAAGAACGTGGTCGAGCGCGCCGTATACCGCGCCAACGGTTCCCTCATCACCGAAATCCAGTTCAACCCCTTTCTGACCCCTTTCGAGGAGCAGGTGCGGCGCGCGGCGCCTGAAAACGCGCCGGTGCCGCTGGAAACGGGGATCAAGGCCGCCGTGGAGGACCTGGAGCGGCGCATGATCATGGCAGCCCTCGAGAAGGAGAAATTCAACCAGCGGAAAGCCGCCCAACTGCTGCGGCTGACCTATCACCAGTTCAGGGGCTACTACCGGAAATATGCGTGTCTATAG
- the pspA gene encoding phage shock protein PspA: MGIFTRVRDIISSNLNTMLDKAEDPEKMVRLIIREMEDTLVEIKASCAQSIATKKRVLRQLDETEARANDWADKARLAVNKGREDLAREALLEKRRYLERADALHRESAQFDELVEQCQQDIIQLEEKLAAAREKQRVLARRHTHAQERVKARGQIRKIDTARAMTRFDHLENRVERMEAEADLVNYGRKRPLHEEFAALEGDEELERELAQLRSAARGDAGTQPPSA; the protein is encoded by the coding sequence ATGGGCATTTTCACACGCGTGCGGGACATCATCAGTTCGAACCTGAACACCATGCTGGACAAGGCGGAAGACCCGGAGAAGATGGTGCGGCTGATTATCCGGGAGATGGAGGACACCTTGGTCGAAATCAAGGCCTCCTGCGCGCAGTCCATCGCGACCAAGAAGCGCGTCCTGCGCCAGCTTGACGAGACGGAGGCGCGGGCGAACGACTGGGCGGACAAGGCGCGGCTTGCGGTGAACAAGGGCCGCGAGGACCTGGCGCGCGAGGCGCTGCTCGAAAAGCGTCGGTATCTGGAGCGCGCGGACGCCCTGCACCGGGAGTCGGCGCAGTTCGACGAGCTGGTGGAGCAGTGCCAGCAGGACATCATCCAGCTCGAGGAGAAGCTGGCGGCGGCGCGGGAGAAACAGCGCGTGCTGGCCCGGCGCCACACGCACGCCCAGGAGCGCGTGAAGGCCCGGGGGCAAATCCGCAAGATTGACACGGCCCGCGCCATGACGCGGTTCGACCATCTGGAGAACCGCGTGGAGCGCATGGAGGCGGAGGCGGATTTGGTAAACTACGGCCGGAAACGCCCGCTGCACGAGGAGTTCGCGGCGCTGGAGGGCGACGAGGAGCTTGAGCGGGAACTTGCGCAACTGAGGTCGGCGGCCCGAGGGGACGCCGGCACGCAACCGCCGTCGGCATAA
- the pspC gene encoding envelope stress response membrane protein PspC, whose translation MTNRFNDERGPLYRSRRGCILGVCRGLAEYMNISVFWTRVIALVALLFTGFWPTLGLYFLAALLMKTEPVVHPVTEEEDEFYNSYSSSRRMAIRRLKRTFDSLDRRVQHIEDIVTSREYDWNRRFNG comes from the coding sequence ATGACGAACAGGTTCAACGATGAACGCGGCCCCCTGTACCGCTCACGGCGCGGCTGCATCCTCGGCGTGTGCCGGGGACTGGCCGAATACATGAACATCTCGGTGTTCTGGACGCGCGTCATCGCCCTGGTGGCGCTGCTTTTCACCGGGTTCTGGCCCACGCTGGGGCTTTACTTCCTGGCGGCGCTGCTGATGAAAACAGAACCCGTGGTGCACCCCGTGACGGAGGAGGAGGATGAGTTCTACAACTCCTACTCCTCGTCCCGGCGCATGGCCATCCGGCGGCTGAAGCGCACCTTTGACAGCCTCGACCGGCGCGTTCAGCACATCGAGGACATCGTGACCTCGCGCGAATACGATTGGAACCGCAGATTCAACGGATAG
- a CDS encoding lactonase family protein, with protein sequence MRTLNGVSLALAALMLAPCGIAGAADAAPSAWWVHIGTYSGGDGGGIHLLRLDVEAGTLSYVSLAVEARNAGFLALHPSKPLAYAVGEEGGTGTVAAYNLDPATGLMTEINRQSSVGNGPCHVFVTPSGGHVLAANYGSGSVVAFPVQPDGSLGKASGFSQHSGSSVNPKRQEGPHAHSIYTDAAGRFAFSPDLGIDKIMIYQLDAASGKLLPHEPAFAETAPGAGPRHFAFHPNGRFGYVVNELDNTVTAFAYDANTGRLDTIHSVGTLPEDFKGENTTAEIRVHPSGKFVYASNRGHDSLAIFTVEQDTGKLTPAGHAPTLGKTPRNFNVDPSGKFVVAANQASGTVNLFRVDQETGALTPAEQSVKVPVPVCVVFSPAP encoded by the coding sequence ATGCGGACGTTGAATGGTGTTTCTCTGGCTTTGGCGGCGCTGATGCTGGCGCCTTGCGGCATTGCGGGCGCGGCGGACGCGGCGCCGTCCGCCTGGTGGGTGCACATCGGCACCTACTCGGGCGGGGACGGCGGCGGCATCCACCTCCTGCGTCTGGACGTGGAGGCGGGCACGCTCTCGTATGTTAGCCTTGCGGTGGAGGCGCGGAACGCCGGTTTCCTGGCACTGCACCCGTCCAAGCCCCTGGCCTATGCCGTGGGCGAGGAGGGCGGCACCGGCACTGTCGCGGCCTATAACCTGGACCCGGCCACGGGGCTGATGACGGAAATCAACCGCCAGTCCTCCGTGGGCAACGGCCCCTGCCATGTTTTCGTGACCCCCTCGGGCGGCCATGTGCTTGCGGCGAATTACGGCAGCGGCAGCGTGGTGGCGTTCCCGGTGCAGCCGGACGGCTCCCTGGGCAAAGCCAGCGGGTTCTCGCAGCACAGCGGTTCAAGTGTCAATCCGAAGCGGCAGGAGGGGCCCCACGCCCACTCCATCTACACCGACGCGGCGGGGCGCTTTGCCTTCTCGCCGGACCTCGGCATTGACAAAATCATGATTTACCAGTTGGACGCGGCGTCGGGAAAACTGCTGCCCCATGAACCCGCCTTCGCCGAGACCGCGCCGGGCGCGGGTCCCCGCCATTTCGCCTTTCACCCCAACGGGCGTTTCGGCTATGTGGTCAATGAATTGGACAACACCGTGACTGCCTTTGCCTACGACGCGAATACCGGACGGCTGGACACCATCCACAGTGTTGGGACCCTGCCGGAGGATTTCAAGGGTGAAAACACCACGGCGGAAATCCGGGTGCATCCCTCGGGCAAGTTTGTCTACGCCTCGAACCGGGGCCACGACAGCCTGGCCATTTTTACTGTGGAGCAGGACACGGGGAAACTGACCCCGGCGGGGCATGCCCCCACCCTCGGCAAGACCCCCCGCAACTTCAACGTGGACCCGTCAGGCAAATTTGTCGTGGCCGCGAACCAGGCCTCCGGCACGGTGAATCTCTTCCGTGTGGACCAGGAGACCGGCGCCCTCACGCCGGCAGAGCAGAGCGTCAAGGTGCCCGTTCCGGTTTGCGTGGTGTTTTCTCCGGCGCCGTGA
- a CDS encoding endonuclease domain-containing protein — MVYSHDGKPHRVLETFQRAYTGPVVHILGENGKSLILAEDSLVLAQRRVRKLTPSGQWSGVPHHHFERARVLRRTMSPPEVAVWCALRGGRTGVKFRRQHPVGPYIADFYCHECGLVVEVDGAQHFETEKAEAHDRARDAFMENMGLTVLRFSAHDVGANLTGVLDSIYQRTRERALETDPEKQWRLAEFLYPGDIVFAGIEFRPIRIVDITVGQNTGELHCIHVEETDSCVTDLCVVRN; from the coding sequence ATGGTCTACTCCCACGACGGCAAGCCGCACCGGGTTCTTGAAACCTTCCAACGCGCATATACCGGCCCAGTGGTTCATATTCTTGGGGAAAACGGCAAATCACTCATTCTTGCCGAAGACAGCCTGGTCTTGGCCCAACGCCGGGTGCGGAAACTCACGCCATCGGGACAATGGAGCGGTGTCCCGCACCACCACTTCGAACGGGCACGCGTATTGCGCCGGACCATGAGCCCGCCAGAGGTCGCGGTCTGGTGCGCACTGCGCGGCGGCCGGACAGGTGTGAAGTTTCGCAGACAGCATCCTGTCGGCCCGTACATCGCAGATTTCTACTGCCACGAATGCGGCCTGGTGGTGGAGGTTGACGGGGCGCAGCATTTTGAGACGGAAAAGGCGGAGGCGCATGACAGGGCAAGAGATGCGTTCATGGAAAACATGGGGCTGACCGTGCTGCGCTTTTCCGCCCATGACGTGGGCGCGAACTTAACGGGGGTTCTCGATTCCATTTACCAAAGGACGCGGGAGCGCGCGCTCGAGACGGACCCTGAAAAGCAATGGCGCCTTGCGGAGTTCCTGTATCCGGGTGACATTGTCTTTGCCGGAATTGAATTTCGCCCGATCCGGATTGTGGATATTACTGTCGGGCAAAACACCGGAGAACTCCACTGCATCCATGTGGAAGAGACAGACTCCTGTGTCACAGACCTTTGCGTGGTGCGCAATTGA
- a CDS encoding aldo/keto reductase has product MKRREFLGTMAASAALLANDPARGAVCELPPLPKRPLGKTGLEISVIGFSGLVARDSTPEEVNRVVGQSLDMGMNFFDTAASYGNSEVMLAPAIKPHRDRIILATKTRERTREGAEAEFNRSCEILGTNHFDMFLVHGIQHMDRDVEPAFAPGGVVDFCLEKKKSGQIRCLGFSAHSNEAALAALDRHDFDFFYYPVSYASWYRGDFGPAVLEKAREKEVPCVSLKALARQHWPQEVPKEDRCAKCWYQPIEDPEEASLAVRWALGREGVTAILPPGNEMLYQKAIALRGNLSPVTPEETARLEALSLGMNPLFPRPA; this is encoded by the coding sequence ATGAAACGGCGCGAATTTCTTGGAACGATGGCGGCCTCCGCGGCCCTGCTCGCCAATGACCCGGCGCGGGGCGCGGTCTGCGAACTGCCGCCCCTGCCCAAACGCCCGCTGGGGAAGACCGGACTGGAGATTTCGGTCATCGGATTTTCGGGGCTGGTCGCGCGGGACAGCACGCCGGAGGAGGTGAACCGGGTGGTGGGGCAGTCGCTGGACATGGGGATGAATTTCTTTGACACGGCGGCCTCGTATGGCAATTCGGAGGTGATGCTGGCGCCGGCCATAAAGCCGCACCGGGACAGGATAATCCTCGCCACGAAGACCCGGGAGCGGACGCGGGAGGGCGCGGAGGCGGAGTTCAACCGCTCGTGTGAAATCCTGGGCACGAACCATTTCGACATGTTCCTGGTCCACGGCATCCAGCACATGGACCGGGACGTGGAGCCCGCCTTCGCCCCCGGCGGGGTGGTGGATTTCTGCCTGGAAAAGAAAAAATCGGGGCAAATCCGCTGCCTTGGCTTTTCGGCGCACTCGAACGAGGCGGCGCTTGCGGCACTGGACCGACACGATTTTGACTTCTTCTATTATCCTGTCAGTTACGCTTCATGGTACCGCGGGGACTTTGGTCCGGCGGTGTTGGAGAAGGCGCGCGAAAAAGAGGTGCCCTGCGTGTCCCTGAAGGCGCTGGCGCGGCAGCACTGGCCGCAGGAGGTGCCGAAAGAGGACCGCTGCGCGAAGTGCTGGTACCAGCCCATCGAGGACCCGGAGGAGGCGTCGCTGGCGGTGCGCTGGGCACTGGGCCGGGAGGGCGTGACGGCCATCCTGCCGCCGGGCAACGAAATGCTCTACCAGAAGGCCATTGCCCTGCGCGGCAACCTCTCCCCCGTCACCCCGGAGGAGACGGCCCGGCTGGAGGCCCTGTCGCTGGGCATGAACCCGCTGTTCCCCCGGCCCGCGTGA
- a CDS encoding VCBS repeat-containing protein: MSRMFLPAVILCAATLSATAQTDTPKAWIHPDWTLERIAAVDQRYAGWDVEIGDADNDGQNEVLVTGCPDSRLYLFKKTAGADWETRLLAENLAEQTPGMGLTVKVADLNGDGRNAVLVGTGQEKGGTAFFHLLETDGSRVTRKLSLRPECNQSSFTHNFALHDLDGDGVLEVVSAYCGGGEIIRYDFNPGLTEISARKIHRLSGSGEESLIADVDNDGKVEHITSNSFRAGQARVEIFEFDDAGELVTPPRVVLEGFEGLPCFYASIITGDLTNDGKTEMVVGWKREQAENRATLAVYRVGENAELLAVLDRDTEDLDMAYFEKMMAVADADNDGKNELYVSTRGDNHSERINSQHLGRLYRYTLDADGANTKTLLLDFDPEWAESSWLAVGDADNDGKSEIILATGKGDRTLPGTSHVVILRRK; encoded by the coding sequence ATGAGCCGCATGTTTTTACCGGCAGTCATTCTTTGCGCCGCGACCCTTTCCGCCACGGCACAGACGGACACCCCCAAAGCATGGATTCATCCCGACTGGACGCTGGAGCGCATCGCCGCGGTGGATCAGCGCTACGCCGGGTGGGACGTGGAGATTGGGGACGCGGACAATGACGGGCAAAACGAGGTGCTGGTCACGGGCTGTCCGGACAGCCGCCTGTATCTGTTCAAGAAGACCGCCGGGGCGGACTGGGAGACGCGGCTGCTGGCGGAGAACCTTGCGGAGCAGACTCCAGGCATGGGCCTGACGGTGAAGGTGGCGGACCTGAACGGGGACGGGCGCAACGCCGTGCTGGTGGGCACGGGCCAGGAAAAGGGCGGCACGGCCTTCTTTCATTTGCTGGAAACCGACGGTAGCCGCGTCACCCGGAAGCTGTCCCTGCGCCCGGAATGCAACCAGAGCAGTTTCACCCACAATTTCGCCCTGCACGACCTCGACGGGGACGGCGTGCTGGAGGTAGTGTCGGCTTACTGCGGCGGCGGGGAAATCATCCGCTATGACTTCAACCCGGGCCTAACGGAAATCTCCGCACGGAAGATTCACCGCCTGTCTGGTTCGGGCGAGGAGTCCCTCATCGCGGACGTGGACAACGACGGGAAGGTGGAGCACATCACCTCGAACAGTTTCCGCGCGGGGCAGGCCCGGGTCGAAATATTTGAATTTGACGACGCGGGGGAACTGGTGACGCCGCCCAGGGTGGTGCTGGAGGGCTTCGAGGGGCTGCCCTGTTTCTATGCCTCCATCATCACGGGCGATCTGACCAACGACGGTAAAACGGAGATGGTGGTCGGCTGGAAGCGGGAACAGGCCGAGAACCGCGCCACGCTCGCCGTGTACCGCGTCGGGGAAAACGCCGAACTCCTGGCGGTGCTGGACCGCGACACGGAAGACCTGGACATGGCCTACTTCGAGAAGATGATGGCCGTGGCCGACGCGGACAATGACGGGAAAAACGAACTGTATGTCTCCACGCGGGGCGACAACCACTCCGAGCGCATCAACAGCCAGCACCTGGGCCGGCTCTACCGCTACACCCTGGACGCGGACGGGGCCAACACGAAAACCCTGCTCCTGGACTTTGATCCGGAATGGGCCGAGTCTTCATGGCTCGCCGTGGGCGACGCCGACAACGATGGGAAAAGCGAAATCATCCTCGCCACCGGCAAGGGCGACCGCACCCTACCCGGCACCTCGCATGTGGTGATTTTGAGGAGGAAATGA
- a CDS encoding class I SAM-dependent DNA methyltransferase: MPISWNEIRQNAIRFSREWTEESREHAEAKSFWDDFFSVFGIRRRTVASFEAPVKTIRGTYGHIDLFWPGVLLVEHKSLGQSLDEAESQAFRYIQDLVSSGRESEVPRYVLLSDFARLLLFDLEYEDESEFGQRTWQTCVPLAEFHRHVHDFAFIPGYKQHRVVNQDPINIEAVGILGHLHDTLAEGGYTGPDLERFLVRVLFCLFAEDTGLFERDSFRLYLENHTKPDGSDLGPHLENLFELLNTPPARRQKNLGEELAAFPFVNGELFAGRLAFAQMNRDMRNALMACTRFDWSSISPAIFGSLFQAVMEPAERRQSGGHYTSEQDILKLIQPLFLDELRDELRRLRGNKPKLRQFHEKLGRLRFFDPACGCGNFLVVTYRELRLLEIEVLQALYGAQMEMDIHGLSLVDVDAFYGIEISEWPARIAEVALWLMDHQMNLHLSEAFGQYFVRLPLRKSACIVHGNALRMDWRNVLAPEHCDFLMGNPPFVGAKFQNDEQRRDMALVANGMKGAGLLDYVTAWYLKAADYMRGSGVRAAFVSTNSISQGEQVGVLWSELFQRGLTIHFAHRTFAWQSEARGKAHVHVVIIGFGFGETPIKRIYDHGGDKATVTQPANISPYLVEGPNTVIFSLPAPLCEVPEMGIGNKPIDGGNYLFTEEEKQEFLRLEPAAEPYFYRWVGADEFINGHVRWCLWLEECPQESLRRMPHVKKRVDAVGALRAASKSVPTQKIATTPTRFHVTNRPGEPFLVVPGVSSETRPYIPMGFLTPDVLVSNLVNIVPGATLYHFGVLTSAMHMAWMRQVGGRLKSDYRYSIKMVYNNFPWPYKPDSKKVARVEEAAQGILDTRDNYPNSTFADLYDPLFMPYPLHKAHVRLDRAVDRCYRSQSFNGDASRMTFLFNLYNQYTMGLLPEQKPGGRRRK; this comes from the coding sequence ATGCCCATAAGTTGGAATGAAATTCGCCAGAACGCCATACGATTCTCCCGGGAGTGGACGGAGGAGAGTCGCGAGCACGCGGAGGCGAAAAGTTTCTGGGACGACTTTTTCTCGGTGTTCGGCATCCGACGCCGTACTGTGGCCAGTTTCGAGGCGCCGGTAAAAACCATCAGGGGCACTTACGGGCACATTGATCTCTTCTGGCCGGGGGTTTTGCTGGTAGAGCACAAAAGCCTCGGCCAGTCGCTTGACGAGGCCGAGTCGCAAGCGTTTCGCTATATTCAGGACCTTGTCTCCTCGGGCCGCGAATCCGAGGTTCCCCGGTACGTCCTGCTGTCTGATTTCGCGCGATTGCTGTTGTTTGACTTGGAGTATGAGGACGAGTCGGAGTTTGGCCAAAGGACATGGCAGACATGCGTGCCATTGGCGGAATTTCACAGGCATGTCCACGATTTCGCCTTTATTCCGGGGTACAAGCAGCACCGCGTGGTGAACCAGGACCCGATCAACATCGAGGCTGTCGGGATACTGGGTCACCTGCATGACACTTTGGCTGAAGGGGGATACACCGGGCCGGACTTGGAGCGTTTTCTTGTACGAGTGCTCTTTTGCCTGTTCGCCGAGGATACCGGACTTTTTGAACGTGATTCCTTCCGTTTGTACCTGGAAAACCATACCAAGCCTGACGGTTCCGACCTTGGCCCGCATCTGGAGAATCTTTTTGAGCTGTTGAACACCCCCCCGGCGCGGCGCCAAAAAAATCTGGGAGAAGAATTGGCGGCGTTTCCCTTTGTGAACGGGGAACTTTTCGCTGGTCGTCTTGCATTCGCACAGATGAACCGGGACATGCGCAACGCCCTGATGGCCTGCACAAGGTTTGATTGGTCGAGCATTTCCCCGGCCATTTTTGGTTCGCTGTTTCAGGCGGTCATGGAGCCCGCCGAACGCCGTCAGTCCGGCGGGCACTACACCAGCGAACAGGACATTTTGAAACTGATCCAACCGCTCTTTCTCGATGAGTTAAGGGATGAGTTGAGGCGTCTCCGGGGCAACAAGCCCAAGCTGCGGCAGTTCCACGAAAAACTGGGCAGGTTGCGTTTTTTTGATCCCGCCTGTGGTTGTGGCAACTTTCTCGTGGTAACCTACCGTGAGTTGCGCCTGCTGGAAATCGAGGTGCTCCAGGCCCTGTACGGCGCACAAATGGAGATGGACATACACGGATTGTCCCTGGTGGATGTGGACGCCTTTTATGGCATTGAAATCTCTGAGTGGCCGGCAAGGATTGCCGAAGTGGCCTTGTGGTTGATGGACCACCAGATGAACCTCCACCTGTCGGAGGCATTTGGACAGTATTTTGTGCGGCTTCCACTGAGAAAGAGCGCGTGTATTGTCCATGGCAACGCACTGCGGATGGATTGGCGCAATGTCCTGGCCCCGGAACATTGCGACTTTTTGATGGGGAATCCCCCATTTGTGGGGGCAAAATTCCAAAATGACGAACAGCGGCGGGATATGGCGCTGGTGGCCAACGGAATGAAGGGGGCTGGCCTGCTGGATTATGTCACCGCATGGTACTTAAAGGCGGCTGATTACATGCGCGGTTCCGGTGTCAGGGCTGCGTTCGTTTCGACGAACTCAATCAGCCAGGGCGAACAGGTTGGCGTGCTTTGGTCGGAGTTGTTTCAGCGGGGCCTTACCATTCATTTTGCCCACCGCACATTCGCATGGCAGAGTGAGGCGAGGGGAAAGGCCCATGTCCATGTGGTAATCATCGGGTTCGGCTTCGGGGAGACCCCAATCAAGCGTATTTATGATCATGGGGGCGACAAAGCCACAGTTACCCAGCCAGCCAATATAAGCCCTTATTTGGTCGAGGGGCCGAACACGGTCATATTTAGCCTCCCGGCTCCCCTGTGCGAGGTCCCCGAGATGGGCATCGGAAACAAACCCATAGACGGGGGCAACTATCTGTTCACCGAGGAGGAGAAACAGGAGTTTCTGCGTCTGGAACCGGCGGCTGAGCCCTATTTTTATCGCTGGGTAGGCGCGGATGAGTTTATCAACGGACATGTCCGGTGGTGTCTGTGGTTGGAGGAATGCCCGCAGGAATCTCTTAGACGCATGCCCCATGTGAAAAAACGGGTGGATGCCGTGGGCGCGCTTCGCGCGGCCAGCAAAAGTGTGCCGACCCAAAAAATCGCGACAACGCCGACCCGTTTCCATGTGACTAACCGCCCCGGTGAGCCCTTTTTGGTGGTGCCAGGGGTATCCTCCGAGACACGGCCCTACATCCCCATGGGATTCCTGACACCGGATGTGCTGGTGAGCAACCTGGTCAACATTGTTCCGGGTGCGACGTTATACCATTTTGGGGTGCTCACATCTGCCATGCACATGGCGTGGATGCGCCAGGTGGGCGGGCGTCTGAAATCAGACTATCGTTATTCCATTAAGATGGTCTACAACAACTTTCCTTGGCCTTACAAGCCGGACTCGAAAAAGGTGGCCCGCGTTGAGGAGGCGGCACAGGGGATACTGGACACACGCGACAATTATCCCAACAGCACCTTTGCTGATCTTTATGATCCGCTTTTTATGCCGTATCCGCTCCACAAGGCTCATGTGCGACTGGATCGCGCGGTGGACCGGTGTTATCGTTCCCAGTCGTTCAACGGAGACGCATCCAGGATGACGTTCCTTTTCAACCTGTACAACCAGTACACAATGGGACTTCTTCCTGAACAAAAACCGGGTGGTCGTCGGCGAAAATAA